From the bacterium genome, the window TGGCGAAAGAACCGGCTGAATGAGGATATGGTTTTGAGCAAGAGAGCCTGGTTGATCATCAAGCTCTGTTTGAGCGCCCTGTTGATAGGGTATCTGTTGCAGCGTATCCCCCTGCGTGATATCCTGCACAGCCTGGCGCAGGTTGATGGCCTCTGGCTCGGGGTGGCTCTGTTGCTGGCGATTGTGGGCAAGGTCATTTCGACTTTGCGTTGGCGCTACCTGCTGGCGGTGCAGGAGATGCCGGTGCCGTTCGGCGTCCTGTTCTGTTCGTTGCTAGTGGGTTATTTTTTCAATAATTTTTTACCCTCCACCATCGGCGGCGATGCGGTGCGGGCGTTCGATGTGGCGCGCTATTCGCGGCGCAATATGGCCTCGGTGGTCACGGTGCTCACCGAGCGGGTGATGGGGATTTTGGCGCTGGCCTCGCTGGCCCTGGTGGCGGCCCTGCTGGGCTTCAAATTGATCCGTCCAGTGAACCAGGTGTTGCTGCTTGTGGTGTTTTTTTTCGTAGTCAGCTTCAGCGGTTTTTTTCTCATCACCCGTCGCAGCCTGGTGGAACAAGGCGTGCGTCTTTTGCACCGGCTTAAATGGATGAAACTGGCGCAAAAAAGCGAGGAGGCGTATGGGGCTTTTTCTGTGATGCGCGACCGCCGAGGCGTGCTGACCAACGTCTTTATGATTTCCGCGCTGCTGCAGTTGAATGTGCTGCTCTACTATTATGTGCTTTCGCTTTCACTGCATCTCGGCGTTTCGATTTTTTATTTTTTCTGCATCATCCCGGTCATCCTCGTAACGCTGCAGCTGCCGGTCAGCATCAACGGCATCGGCGTGCGTGAGGGCTTGTATGTATTTTTTCTCGGTTTGGTGGGCGTTGGCGGAGAAAGAGCCATCGCTTTTTCCTGGCTGGATTTCAGCATGACCATCGTCATGGGATTGGCTGGAGGCGTGGTCTTTGCTTTGCGACAGACCCGGCGCAGCGACGAATCTGCGCGGAGCTCCTGAGCCGCTGCCGGCACGCAGAAACCGTGATAGGAAATGTCCGCAAATCCGCTGAAGCGAAGGCGGATTTGCACCGTATAACCTGAAAGGAGAGATGTCCATTATGTCAGGCACAGCAGAAGAAAG encodes:
- a CDS encoding flippase-like domain-containing protein, translating into MSKRAWLIIKLCLSALLIGYLLQRIPLRDILHSLAQVDGLWLGVALLLAIVGKVISTLRWRYLLAVQEMPVPFGVLFCSLLVGYFFNNFLPSTIGGDAVRAFDVARYSRRNMASVVTVLTERVMGILALASLALVAALLGFKLIRPVNQVLLLVVFFFVVSFSGFFLITRRSLVEQGVRLLHRLKWMKLAQKSEEAYGAFSVMRDRRGVLTNVFMISALLQLNVLLYYYVLSLSLHLGVSIFYFFCIIPVILVTLQLPVSINGIGVREGLYVFFLGLVGVGGERAIAFSWLDFSMTIVMGLAGGVVFALRQTRRSDESARSS